A single window of Anopheles moucheti chromosome 2, idAnoMoucSN_F20_07, whole genome shotgun sequence DNA harbors:
- the LOC128310029 gene encoding glucose dehydrogenase [FAD, quinone]-like, with protein MGFGPLETHNTRMRILLTRPSSALILLILDACIWLQRTDVVDFRNRVQDIPSQFIYDVYDFVVIGGGSAGAAVAARLSEVCDWNVLLLEAGTDETFLSDLPYLYPALQKGPLDWQFETEPNERFCQGMRDNRCSWPRGKVLGGSSVLNAMMYVRGNREDYDEWASLGNAGWSWRDVLPYFVKMENVRDPRISDRPYHGTTGPLSVELFRNYTSLQAMFLEAARELGMKLSNEINGPDQLVFAPLHGSIRDGLRCSTAKAYLRPVANRKNLHISMNSMVERILIDPKDRRAYGVLFRKGNRRQFVLVTKEIVLSAGALNTPHLLMLSGVGPRDQLQRHGIRVIRESPGVGQNLQDHVAAGGGVFLIQNPHGNTPLSVRLIEVNDVATARDFLFRNQGRLVAMPSCEVMGFINTKYNTPGSHRGDVQIFMSAQSDISDGGTEGLAGAGLTYDYYARNFESWVYHDSFLIMPLLMRPESRGWLELPSADPYDKIKIHPNYFAVERDLDILVEGLKFGVRVAETSVMRSINATFIYDAEHGDTCHGITGDAFFKCLIQHYSQTIYHPSGTAKMGPATDPMAVVDSQLRVHGIGGLRVVDASIMPTITTGNTNAPTIMIAERGADLIKYAHLPALVREEHYRQCDSIDYQYHPTRSNTVPRTTHTLKTMP; from the exons ATGGGATTCGGTCCGCTGGAAACCCATAACACCAGGATGCGTATTTTGCTCACGCGTCCAAGCAGTGCGCTAATTCTACTAATACTGGATGCCTGCATTTGGTTGCAGCGCACGGACGTGGTCGATTTTCGCAACCGCGTCCAAGACATCCCGTCCCAGTTCATCTATGACGTGTACGACTTCGTGGTGATCGGTGGTGGTAGTGCGGGAGCGGCCGTGGCCGCACGGCTTTCCGAGGTGTGCGATTGGAATGTGCTGTTGCTGGAGGCTGGCACGGATGAGACGTTTCTCAGCGATCTACCCTATCTGTATCCGGCGTTACAGAAGGGCCCGCTCGACTGGCAGTTTGagaccgaaccgaacgaacgCTTCTGCCAAGGGATGCGCGATAATCGGTGCAGTTGGCCGCGCGGCAAAGTTCTCGGTGGCTCGTCGGTGCTGAATGCGATGATGTACGTGCGGGGAAATCGCGAAGATTACGACGAATGGGCCAGTCTGGGCAATGCGGGATGGAGCTGGCGCGATGTTTTGCCGTACTTTGTGAAGATGGAAAATGTGCGCGATCCAAGGATTTCGGACCGTCCGTATCACGGCACGACGGGACCACTGTCGGTGGAGCTGTTCCGCAACTACACGTCACTGCAAGCAATGTTTCTGGAGGCGGCACGCGAACTAGGCATGAAGCTGTCGAACGAAATCAATGGACCGGACCAGTTAGTGTTTGCACCGCTGCATGGTTCCATTCGCGATGGGTTGCGGTGCAGTACGGCTAAGGCGTACTTGCGTCCGGTAGCCAATCGGAAGAACTTACACATCTCGATGAATTCGATGGTGGAGCGGATACTGATTGATCCCAAGGATCGACGCGCTTACGGCGTCCTGTTTCGCAAAGGCAACCGGCGTCAGTTTGTGCTGGTGACGAAAGAGATCGTCCTGTCGGCTGGCGCCCTCAACACTCCCCATCTGCTGATGCTTTCCGGCGTTGGACCACGGGATCAATTACAGCGGCACGGTATACGTGTGATTCGTGAGTCGCCCGGTGTCGGACAAAACCTGCAGGATCACGTAGCAGCGGGTGGAGGTGTGTTTTTGATTCAGAATCCGCACGGAAACACACCGCTTTCGGTGCGTTTGATTGAGGTAAACGATGTGGCAACGGCACGCGATTTTCTCTTTCGCAATCAGGGCCGGTTGGTTGCGATGCCGTCCTGCGAGGTGATGGGATTCATCAATACCAAGTACAACACCCCCGGCAGCCACCGGGGTGATGTGCAGATCTTCATGTCGGCCCAATCGGACATTTCGGACGGTGGTACCGAGGGTTTGGCCGGGGCAGGCCTCACTTACGATTATTATGCGCGCAACTTTGAATCATGGGTGTACCATGATTCGTTTCTCATCATGCCACTGCTAATGCGCCCCGAGAGTCGCGGATGGTTGGAATTGCCCAGCGCAGATCCGTACGATAAGATCAAGATCCATCCCAACTATTTTGCCGTCGAGCGAGATCTGGACATTTTG GTTGAGGGACTGAAGTTTGGAGTCCGTGTGGCGGAAACGTCCGTAATGAGAAGCATCAACGCAACGTTCATCTACGATGCGGAGCATGGCGATACGTGTCACGGCATCACCGGTGACGCATTTTTCAAATGTCTCATACAGCACTACTCGCAGACTATTTACCATCCGTCTgggacggccaagatgggacCCGCCACCGATCCCATGGCAGTTGTGGACAGTCAGCTGCGCGTACACGGCATTGGTGGGTTGCGTGTGGTGGATGCCAGCATAATGCCGACGATAACGACCGGAAATACGAACGCGCCTACGATCATGATAGCAGAACGGGGTGCCGATCTGATCAAGTATGCGCATTTGCCGGCGTTGGTGCGCGAGGAGCATTACCGGCAGTGTGACAGCATCGACTACCAATATCACCCCACGAGAAGCAATACGGTGCCGCGCACAACACATACACTTAAAACAATGCCCTAA